acaggacgtgagagtgagagacagtaaatgcacaatgcatgaGAACAGCTGCTACCTTATTGTTTCAAAAGTAACCTTCTGATTGCTGCCCAGTCaaagttaattaaaaaagaaagcagaCAGAAACTATTGTTTAAGGAATAACAGGACGATCATGAGGCTTCTGCCGGGCCGGGACATGAAGAAGCCCTCACACCGTGAGCTAAAGGAGTAAAATACGCACTGGGGAAGCGCTATCCACCGCCAGCTGGTACGTTGGACCTCCGAACCCGAAGTGCAGCTCGTCTCCCGGCGACAGGCGCACCGTGGCGTTGTGGACGCGGCACTCGTTGACGAAGGTGCCGTGGGTGGAGTTCAGATCGCGCAGCACAAAGCAGCGGTCCGCCTCGTTGAGCTCGATCAGGGCGTGGCGCTCCTCCACGCCGCCGTTCTGTCAGGCGTCCAGTCagggaaaaaacacaacattagCTCCTCCATCTAAGGCAGGGGTGCATAACTCTGGTCCTCGAGGGCctgtgtactggtttttgttccaaccgatttccttgtttttaattaaagctgacagctctataaattaccctggttcaagcctgcacttgagcacagtaaaatctttaggatgcccttgcagtctgcagctgtagcctggTACTCATatacatgtcagataagatatgaatAAATCATTATGACCAGAACtcgccacaaaatcctgaaacagatcagcccttgttgtgcacccctgatctaaGGTGATTTACAGAACATACATTACATATGATCAGAGGAAGTTCGCTGTATGctagccctgctgtaaaatccagctatgccgcCTTCACCAGCTTGaacctggtctagctgggtatgagctgatcaaccagcatggccaaactggtcctgaagctggtctagctgggtatgagctggtcatacagCGAGTGcgggtagcttgtctgagctggtcaaatcatgtcaagttgggagctggtctgaaaccagccaccagctgtttcaacaactgaactgttttttttcaggaacGTCTGCTGAAAAAATCTACAGTTTGAAATCACATCCTTTCTACTTGGCCTTTAAACCCATTTGAGACCATTGAAAATTTAGTTTGGTCTTTCAGCAATGTTGtgtatctgtttttatttatttgttttatttattgacgTTTTATAACACTTTGGTGTTTTCAACTGCGACTTAGTTTCAGTATATTCAGAACTAtgcaacacaataaaaacatgtagGCTAAACATTAGGGTCATTTTGAGAGTGGTCCCTTTGTTTTTAGGATGAAGTAGGCTGACAAACGGGGACTGAAGGAACATTACCTGCAAACAGAGGTCAGAATCCTCATGCCTTCCCACGGTTGTTTTCGGCTGGAGTTTAAACACCCATCCTATTGTTTTGAGATAACCCCTCATGACCGAAGCCAACCTGCTGAACAAAACGAATCGCATTAACGACCACTTCGTAAGAGAAGACTCGTCAGGCCCGAAGCTGATCACGGAAACCTGACGCAAtacaagtgaaatgcatgctgcccgttttttattttttaaacaactcAGCGGGAGGAAAATGTTCCGTACGCTGAAAATCAGAAAATGTGACAGATGTTCTGTGCGCTCTGACATTCACGCAGCGCATCTCACTAGAGTGATTTAACACGGCTACAAGTGTCATACAGCTTCGTTTAAAGACGCAGATACATGACCCAAATGGAATACcacacatttttaatgagcGTTTGCTTGAATTCACACCGCGTTGTCTTACCAGGGCGAAGCTACACCAAGATAAACCTCACGAGACGAAAAGCTCTCCAAGTTTAGATGTAGTCTAGTTTTAGTAGCCTGCGCATTCATGGATACTTGTATGTTCAACTTCTAACATCTGCGGTGACGAAACGGTATTGTTCCGAGCAGGGAATGTTTccagaatgaaataaaacattataagTATTATAAATTCGACTTACGAAATATGCCTTTCGGTCGTTGTTTCGTCTTTATTTTCTTGTGCTTCGTTTTATGGGTACCCAGTGCTTGTCTGAATTGTATATCAGCGCCATGGTAACCAAACTCCGCCTTTAGTTCCGCTGCTACTCAACATATCCTGAGCAATGCAGTAGTCTAGACACACAGCTAGACACATTACTCCTTAATTTCCCCCTATAATATTCCCCCTTTTGTTAATGTAGGTTGCAGTAGCCTGgtacggctggtagctggttgaccagttagatcagctccatactccaatagaccagctcaagctatgttttgaaacagctgattgctggtatttcaagctggtcatagctggattttataccaagctacatttaaatatacagtactgtgcaaaagtcttaggcacctgtataacattctgcacagataagattctttcaaaaataattcctaAATGGAAAGgtgctaaataaacatactatacattttacatgacattttagaAATTTGGTAAAATAgctcaaaactgaatcaaatcaatattttttgtgaccacccttcggcattaaaactgcatcacttctctgagatagccaacgctgtcctgcagttctataagacaatcagcagggaggttgttccgagcatgttggagaacttgccacagttcttctgcagactttggttggctccttgcttctgatctcagagagccttgatcaagtttttatgtaaaaagtagtcaattgcttacagtaatatgttacttttttcaatgaaatacaaaaatgtctaattaaatcttttgggaaatgaatatttcaaatgtgttcttttatactaacacacagacaaaaataaacacacacacacacacacacacacacacacacacatatatatatatatatatatatatatatatatatatatatatataataatgtctggggtgcctaagacttctgcacagtactgtattccATTTTCATTCTCTGTCAAGTTTATatgcacaataaaaacattcattgtACGAAGGACATGGTCCCCGTATTCTGTCCCAGGCCTATGGTCCCGTTTGCCTCAAATGTCACCTACAATGTGAGAGCTGAATTAACACCTGACCATTTTTCTGTGTAAAGAAATCTCAGTGGGGCTGCTGTACATTTCCATTCAGTAAATCCAGGCACTTTACTGATCAAACAAGGTGCCAGGGCTGGAAATAATTGACAggattttcagaaaataatctCTCTGCATgttaatgtttcacacattgtttgAGGGGCCACCGGCAAGGTAACGCTTTTTCAGTGTTGATAGAGTGTGAtaatgtgcatgtgcacaggGGGCTTGCGAGAGTGCCTTTTCTGATAGCTGCCTGCCTGGGAACTCAAACCGGCGCAGAAGAGCTGCAACAGTGTACAACATAGATTCAGATAAATAGATTTATATTACTCAAATGtactatttattcattcattcattatcctaacccgcttatcctgaacagggttgcaggggggctggagcctatcccagcatacattggggtgaaaggcaggaatacaccctggacaggtcgccagtccatcgcagggcacacacaccattcactcacacactcatacctacgggcaatttagactctccaatcagcctaacctgcatgtctttggactgtgggaggaaaccggagtacccggaggaaacccatgcaaacacggggagaacatgcaaactccgcacagagaggcccgggtggggctcgaacccaggaccatCTTGTTTGAGGCAAGAGTGCTACCCACGCCACCACCGAGCCGCCCATTGTTGGCTTTTCCCCAGACGAAATAAGGAAGGACAAGCAGACATGTGGAGTAGTCTAGGTCATTTTATTGTTCTTAGTTACACTAATGAATGAAATAACACACGATCTGGGCCCCAGTTTAGTTGCTGGCCATCACctgtaggaaaaaaaaaaaagtaacaaatatTATAAGGTAAACTGTAAGTTATAGCAGCAATGAACAataatgcatgtgtgttttcagtgtaCAATTTTTCTGTAAAAGTAGAAGTTACACCGGATAAAGGTATCTGTTGGATGAATTGTGATTAGCATTACAAGCCCTGTACAGGGTACACTGTAGTAGTATCAGTGGCATGGAGAACTCACGTTGTTGATCCAGGAGATGTAGGCGCTGACGCGGGTGAACACGGAGGGCTTCTTGGGGTAGTTGCAGCCCATGCTGGAGCCGAAGCTAACCACGCCGTGAACGTCCCAGGATCCGTCGGGGTTCTGGCAGTTCAGGGGTCCGCCGGAGTCGCCCTGCGCAACGAGACACGGTCCCGGGTGAGTAGGGGAGCGAGATCCGGGGCGGTCGCTATGCTCACTCGGCGAggagcagcacagctgttgaatctcctccaaggtcatgctggaactcattctatgcatggcctcagtcagacctttagccttgctccttagtactctaaatctaagtcccctgacttcagactcctctgctgacaattagggctgctcattagctctgaaccgcatatttttcctcttacgggcgtgcttactaccacctcgatggcgtgtgcgaggggttaacaatgcattcctgcctaacccatcccccgtcaatctctcatcaggggggcctagggccgggtcctcgacagcgACACAGGTTCTTCTCAGAGACGGCGAGAGCTGGACGTGGGAGAACGGCGACTCACGTTGCAGCTGGCCAGCTGGCCGTCTCCTCCAGTGCAGATCATGTTGTTGGTGACCAGGCTGCCCCACCAGTCGGGCTTGCTGCAGACGGAGTGGCTGACCACGGGCAGGAGGGCCTGCTGGAGGATGTCAGCCAGGGGGCCACCGGCTACGGAGAGAGGCACGGAGCGGGTTTATGCACAGGCAACCGCAGCCTAGTCACGCACAGACCTgctaggggtggcctgtagcatagtggttaaggtaaacgactgggacacgcaaggtcggtggttctaatcccggtgtagccacaataatagccgcacagccattgggccctcgagcaaggcccttaaccctgcattgctccaggggaggattgtctcctgcttcattgaatcaactgtacgtcgctctggataagagcgtctgccaaatgccaataatgtaatgtaatgtaatgctacacactgctacacaaatCCACTCTGTTCctttttggtcacactttacagtaaggttcatgaattggcagcAACTAATGTAGTTCACTCTTAACATTTCACTAGTTAATGCACTTTTTAGCAGTAAACTAAcatattaacaaatacattaactgactttttcattccaatatgaattggcaataactaatgtagttgttaccaTTACTGAATGATCTATTCTTGACCTTACACCTTTTCAAccgatcaaaatgactgctatgctATTgctttgagcccctattaaaaccctacaaaATTCTAAACTTTCTCAACCCAAGACCCAAGGCCCAATATCAAgaggctccacccaaatcccaagccAAAACTCCTAGGGATTTTGGTGGAGCCTCTTGACATTGGGCCTGAAAGGATTCATATGAGTTATTGCCTATCAATGCTATTGTATTATTCCCATTCCAAGAGAGTATTATTTCTATAACTTaataggggggaaaaaaaagaagtaactCACTCCAGAGACGTCCCCAGCCAGTGACGTAGCAAGGGTAATCGTGGGTCAGGATAGTGCCAGAATCGGGAATACAGGCGGGCATGATGGAGTCGGTGGTGGCGACGGGGCTGGCGAGCTTGATCAGGGCAATGTCGTTGCTGCGGAACGCACGCGGGACACGGTCATCAGAGTGATGTCACCGCCGGGGGAAGTCACACGGCCCAATCGGAGCGGCCGACACCTACCGGATTCTGTAGGAGTCCCAGTTGGGATGGACGACGATCTTGGAGGGGCTGACGGCGAGGGAGCCGGGCTCGTTGTCGGTGTCCAGGCTGTGCTTGCCCAGGTAGACTCTATAGGTGCGACTGCTGCTGGGTCcaaaacaaaccacaacacactaaTGTTGTTAGCCTGAAATGCTAATactaatattttcataaaaattaaaaaaaaaaagaacatcagAAGCCACAGAATAGACCATTTATGATTTCATATGATATAAATAATTCTTAAGTTCATTATATGCCATTGCGcaaaaatggctgtcttaagatcgacttaagatcttattgtTTTGTAAATTATGAAATATCAGGTTGTTTCGGGTACCGTTCGCACAAGTGTTAATTTGTTttatcccattggcaaatcttgaaatgagacaaaacagttttatttagcaaaaaagaaaagaaaagaagatgATTTGAGGTGTCAGTTAATTAACGTGAAAAATAAGACTATTGTGGAGATTGacttattgttgttttttttgccgcAGACACCATCCCCGTGCGTTTCTCGTACCCGATGCAGTGAGCCGCGGTGAGGACCCATTCGGAGGAGATCAGAGTGCCACCGCAGGTGTGGTAGAAGTTACTGCCGCTCCTGTACTGCAGAGACACCTGTCGGGCGGAGAGAAACAAAAagcagtgatgtcacttccGGGATGTTCCCTACGCCAGTGGAATTGTGGGATTGCCGGCTCTCTCACCTGCCAGGGCCAGCTGCTCTGCCTGACGTCGTCACCCCCGACCACCCGGGTCACCACAGGGGGAAAGGTGGGCAGCCCACACCCGTAGGCTAAAAGAACAACCAGAACAGCCAGAGCAATGAGACACGGCACTGTCTGTCAAAGCCGTCACAAGTCCATTCAGAACGGCCCATTTACATCAATGCTCAGGCCCTTGCCAATCGACTTTGTGTACAGCCTAGCAGAATATGATTATGAACGTAACATAACGTAATCACAAAAATAGGCCACCCAGCAATACTGGTCTTTTCCTACCACTACGACTAAAAGTGTATCTATTCGCTGAAAAGCGAAATAGTATgaagcactgtatcaagcctggtcttgaaaacatGCATGAAAACTGACTGTGATTTCAGCAGTCAAATATGTTGAAatactgaatgcattttttcagGTAAGTACTGAATAAGAAAATGTGGATAAATCTATTTCCTTGCTTACCACCAGCAACAAAGAAAGCCAAGATCAGGAACTTCATGACGACTGTCTTCAGTGTTCATGAGCCAAACGGTCGTCCTTATATATACCACAAAACCATGATGCAAAAACACCTGAGGAAATAAACGGCCCAATCCCACATCACTTCCAGGTACATTATTCCACTTAACTTAACCTTGGAGATAAATATCCAAAAATATATGCTTGTATCTCTCAGCATTTGGAAAGGTTGTGTGAAATCCCCAGGTGCTCAACTATTGGGTGTCCCAGCGTTTCTCAGAAATGCTGTACAGGTGTCCACCAGTCCAAAATATCACTGTGCAGCCAGTATTGAATTATTATGAAATAGACATTGAAGtatttaaatgtacagtacatttcaaatacataaCGGAGAGCAGTAGCCTCTAATATGAAATGTTCTTAAAGATAATCACATTGTTTCCTGAAGAACAAGACAGATCACGTTTTGCTATTAGAACATGAAAGGTGTATGAGAATACCTTGTATCAAATAATGATGAATAAACTTTGTTTAGTTGGCCCTAaaattttcattaaatatatggAGGGAGTACATCAACTGAAGGGaaaattcaattgaattgaacatgtatgcatttatttctttacatttgCCTTGAAACAACCTTAAACATAATGTAATTATCACTACATACAAtaccatttttcttttctggatGAGAATGTTCAAGAAGagaaaaatatgtaatttttaaaaatgttaatgaacAAATCAATCTCATATTATAATTTAATGTTCCAATTATTGTTATCAATTTAGCATTAGTGTAATTTCAAGGGTTTTTAAATTCTATAGCTCTGTCTGGGCCTATTAGGattacatttgtaaaaacatttgtttgaaaCTATGGATGAACAACTCAGCCTTTTGGGCTTCGGGTAATGGTGGGAAAATTCAGATAAAACTCATGTGGCGTgtctccctcctgccctgatTGGTTAATAGTTATACAACACCAGTTGACCTCAGTTCCAATATTAAGGCGAggctatttttaattttttgtccAAAGTGCATTATTGATATAATTATCCAGATGAGCATGTGTAATATTTCCCAGAATTGCATTTAATTCTCATTCCCTAGATATATAAGGCCCCAGCTCAGGAACATTAATTGAAGATACAATCATGATGAAGTTTGTGGTCCTGGCTGTTCTCATTGCTGGCGGTGAGTAAGAATTGTCCCATTCTCTTTCAGATACATACTGCCCTATTACTTCTACCTAATCTGATAAAGAATGGATTAGATATTATTGCTTTGGGTTTTGTCTGATCATAATCACACTGTGAAACTAAAGCATTGGACAACAAGGCATTTACAGCATATTGGACCTGTTCCACATACAGAGTAAACTCATTCTTGGAATAAATTGAATTTTGTTTGGTGAAACTCCATTAGAAATTGAATTTACACCAGAGTTTGGCTTAATGtgcatctgtgaaactggcccattcGGTCTCAAGGAAATAAACGAACCCAGTTTGACCTATTAttgaatttattcatttatttatgagcTCCTGTTTAAGATGATAATAAATTGATGATATTATTTTTATGGGGCTGTAGAGACAGGTAACATCCAGGTAACATACTTGGTATCTTCGatatgtgcatttgtttatgtgtgtgtgtgtgtgtgtgtctgtatgcgcatgtctgtgtatctgcatatctgtatgtgtgtgtgtgtgtgtgtgcatgtctgtatgtgcgtgtgtgtgtgtgtgcatgtctgtatgtgcgtgtgtgtgtgcatgtctgtatgtgcgtgtgtgtgtgtgtgcatttctgcatgcgcttgtctgtgtgtgcctgtctgtctgcatgcgtgtgtctgtgtacgcacacacgtctgtatgtgcgtgtgcatgtgtgcgcacactgtatgcgtgtgttccCCAGCCTACGGATGTGGGCTGCCCACGTTCCCCCCCGTGGTGACCAGGGTGGTTGGAGGTGTGGACGCCAGGCCCTACAGCTGGCCCTGGCAGGTGAGTTCAGTCAGGTGTTAAACTTCACTACTGTCCCATTATCCATGCAGTCAAACTTTAATATTGCTCCGTTCTGAAAGGTATTTTCCCAGGGTGCTttgcaaattaaattacatggatataatacaatataataataatataatgatataatatataataataatatatgggATGGGGAAAATGAAGGAAAACTTTCAGGATCAATATCAACCTAAATTCCTAAAATGAGACTTACCAAAATAATATGAACATGGTAAAgggggcaacctgtagcctagtggctaaggtacatggctggtaCAAGCCACGGTGTAGCTACgatagtcttatcaactgtaagtcactttggataaaagtgtcagctaaactACAAATATTATTAATGCGGTACAGTAATCTCCAGATTTTGTCATTCATACACTGTAAAGATATATTGACCTCTCGACAATACAGTATGtccagtatacagtactgtgcaaaagtcttaggcactggtataacattctgtacacataagattctttcaaaaataattcaatgaaaggtcctaaataaatgtactacatttacatttgagtaatttgccAGAATAGTTaagaactgaatcaaatcaatattttttgtgaccacccttgttaaaactgcatcacttctctgagatagccaacgctgtcctgcagttctataagacaatcagcagggaggttgttccaagcatgtaggagaacttgccacagttcttctgcagactttggttggctccttgcttctgatctcagacagccttgatcaagtttttatgtgaaaagtagtcaattgcttacagtaatatgttacttttttaaattaaatacaaaaatgtctctgtaaaatgaaatcttttggaaaacgaatatttggaaatcccaaatgtgttcttttatactaatacacacaaatataataaagtctagggtgcctaagacttctgcacaatactgtacagtacttaGGAATACCTTTTCAGAAATTTTTTTGATAATCATTGATAAACTTAAAGAGTAAGTCCCCCATTACTTGCATGTTTTCCTGACCGTCTTCTCAATTTCCGCCGGACCGAAGATCTCTCTCCAGTACACCAGTAACGGCAACTGGTACCACACCTGCGGGGGCACCCTGATCAGCAACGACTGGGTCCTCACAGCCGCGCACTGCATCAGGTGAGAGagcaggacggggggggggggacgccatcagcatcatcagcatcatccaTTTGCTCAGTATAAACCCATAAAcccatacacacgtgcacatgcacatgtgtaCATCTTAATTCCACTGAACTGATTGTGGAGGAGTATTCGCATAACGGGCATACACACTGTTGACCAGAAGTTGAACCTGACCGGAGCTGTACCTGACTATCTGTGTGTTTCACCATGTACTGTacctgactgtctgtgtgttttaccaAGTACTGTacctgactgtctgtgtgttttacaaGGTACTGTACCTGACTGTCTGAGTGTTTTACCATGTACTGTACCTGACTGTGTGTTTTACCAAGTACTGTACCTGACTATCTGTATGTTTTACCAAGTACTGTacctgactgtctgtgtgttttaccaAGTACTGTACCTGACTGTCTGAGTGTTTTACCAAGTACTATACCTGACTGTCTGACTGTTTTACCATGTACTGTACCTGACTGTCTGACTGTTTTACCATGTACTGTACCTGACTGTCTGACTGTTTTACCATGTACTGTACCTGACTATCTGTGTGTTTTACCAAGTACTGTACCTGACTATCTGTGTGTTTTACCATGTACTGTACCTGACTGTGTGTTTTACCATGTACTGTACCTGACTATCTGTGTGTTTTACCAAGTACTATacctgactgtctgtgtgttttaccaAGTACTGtaactgactgtgtgtgttttaccatGTACTGTacctggggcgacatggctcaggcagtaacagcagtcgtctggcagtcggagggttgccggttcgatcccccgcccgggctgtgtccaagtgtccctgagcaagacacctaacccccaaatgctcctgacgagctggtcggcgccttgcatggcagccaatcgccgtcggtgtgtgagtgtgagtgtgagtgtgtgtatgaatgggtgaatgagaagcatcaattgtacagcgcttcggataaaggcgctatataaatagcCTAACCATTTACCCGactctgtgctcctctctgGCCTGCGCTGCAGCTCCAGTCGCACCTACAGGGTGGTGCTGGGGAAGCACAACCTGAAGGAGACGGAGGTGGACTCTGTGGCCATCCCCGCCAGCAAGATGATCGTCCACGAGAAGTGGAACCCCTTCTTCATCCGGTACGAGGTATTTCCGGAAAATACCGTTTCCATTTTAGACACtaattacagcacattcataAAAGGTCTGCActcagcattttattttattttttttacattgagatGAGGCTGAAGAAGCAGACATTTTGGCACACTGCCGTAATCAGGAAAATGGTTTTATATTCTGATGACAGCATTGTATGGGCAAACTTTAAAATGGCACGTCAGGAGAACAGTTTAATAAGAGAGGGATTCACATCCATTATTTGTGGGTAGGTAGGCTATAATCAAGTACCTAATCCAGGCCATGAAATCTAAGTgtaatatgcattttaattagAAATGGGCTGCACTGTTATGTCTGGAAAAAACAGATCATACACAGGGTCTCGGCACACCACAGACGcatatgcaaatattttttacatgcTTTTCAGTAAAATTTTCTCTTCAGccaatgtgatgtgatgtaatgaaatgtgacttgacaattatttaatttaaggcACGCCATGAATTCAGTCATTGTAAGGATGATTTCCCAATAATCTCAGCTCACATAAACACCTTTGGTTTTTGactctgattggtcagaggCTTTAACTGGACTCTTCCTGTGGGCGTTTCCGCAGTAACGACATCGCGCTGATAAA
Above is a genomic segment from Conger conger chromosome 10, fConCon1.1, whole genome shotgun sequence containing:
- the ela2 gene encoding elastase 2 yields the protein MKFLILAFFVAGAYGCGLPTFPPVVTRVVGGDDVRQSSWPWQVSLQYRSGSNFYHTCGGTLISSEWVLTAAHCIGSSRTYRVYLGKHSLDTDNEPGSLAVSPSKIVVHPNWDSYRIRNDIALIKLASPVATTDSIMPACIPDSGTILTHDYPCYVTGWGRLWTGGPLADILQQALLPVVSHSVCSKPDWWGSLVTNNMICTGGDGQLASCNGDSGGPLNCQNPDGSWDVHGVVSFGSSMGCNYPKKPSVFTRVSAYISWINNVMASN